A part of Thermococcus sp. JdF3 genomic DNA contains:
- a CDS encoding M20 family metallo-hydrolase — translation MSEALEKVSQEIEKLQDEMVETLVELIKIPAISPDYGYEGEYDKAQKLLEIIKDWPFDKVEVYNAPDERAKNGVRPSILAYYYGEKGEESPRLWILTHIDVVPPGDLSKWTVTEPFKPVVKDGKVYGRGSEDNGQSLVASLYAVRAMMNLGIRPKRTVILAFVSDEETGSKYGVEWLMREHPELFRKDDLVLVPDGGNEEGTFIEVAEKSILWLRVKVRGKQVHASMPDKGLNAHRVALDFAYHLDRLLHEKYGERDELFDPPESTFEPTMVRGPADSPNIAPGEHEVVFDCRILPRYSIDDILKDAERLAEEVREKYRREFDGKVLPEIEFEVLQRMDAPEPTDPNSEIVKLLREALRRLRGKDGKVGGIGGGTFAAYFRKLRIPAVVWATLDEMAHQPNEYAWIKNLVEDAKVMAALALL, via the coding sequence ATGAGCGAAGCCCTTGAGAAGGTCTCGCAGGAGATTGAGAAGCTCCAGGACGAGATGGTCGAGACGCTCGTCGAACTGATTAAAATTCCGGCCATAAGCCCGGACTACGGCTACGAGGGCGAATACGACAAGGCCCAGAAGCTGCTTGAGATAATAAAGGACTGGCCCTTCGACAAAGTTGAGGTCTACAACGCGCCGGACGAGAGGGCCAAGAACGGTGTCAGGCCGAGCATTTTAGCGTACTACTACGGTGAGAAGGGCGAGGAAAGCCCGAGGCTCTGGATACTCACCCACATCGACGTTGTACCGCCCGGAGATTTAAGCAAGTGGACGGTCACGGAACCGTTTAAGCCGGTCGTCAAGGACGGGAAGGTCTACGGCAGGGGAAGCGAGGACAACGGGCAGAGTTTGGTCGCGAGCCTCTACGCGGTCAGGGCCATGATGAACCTCGGGATAAGGCCGAAGAGAACCGTCATTCTGGCCTTCGTCAGCGATGAAGAGACCGGAAGCAAGTACGGCGTCGAGTGGCTGATGAGGGAGCACCCGGAGCTGTTCCGCAAGGACGACCTCGTTCTCGTCCCGGACGGCGGGAACGAGGAGGGTACCTTCATCGAGGTGGCCGAGAAGAGCATTCTCTGGCTCAGGGTGAAGGTCAGGGGTAAGCAGGTCCACGCCAGCATGCCCGACAAAGGTCTGAACGCCCACCGCGTCGCCCTCGACTTCGCCTACCACCTCGACAGACTGCTCCACGAGAAGTACGGCGAGAGGGACGAGCTGTTCGACCCGCCGGAGAGCACCTTCGAGCCGACGATGGTTCGCGGCCCGGCCGACAGCCCGAACATAGCGCCCGGCGAGCACGAGGTCGTCTTCGACTGCAGGATTCTGCCGAGGTACAGCATAGACGATATCCTGAAAGACGCCGAGAGGCTTGCCGAGGAGGTCAGGGAGAAGTACAGGCGGGAGTTCGATGGAAAAGTCCTGCCGGAGATTGAATTCGAGGTTCTCCAGCGCATGGACGCCCCGGAGCCGACGGACCCGAACAGCGAGATAGTGAAGCTCCTCCGGGAGGCCCTGAGGAGACTCCGCGGAAAGGACGGCAAAGTCGGCGGAATAGGAGGCGGAACCTTCGCGGCATACTTCAGGAAGCTCAGGATTCCCGCGGTTGTCTGGGCGACGCTCGACGAGATGGCCCACCAGCCCAACGAGTACGCCTGGATAAAGAACCTAGTCGAGGACGCCAAGGTCATGGCGGCCCTGGCTCTTCTCTGA
- a CDS encoding PqqD family protein, which produces MEEYMNLVPVRNEKIELKKIEGRYYLLIPMDSKLDFLARRLHGDYRKIELDEMGAYAWELCDGRRTVKEIGKALKARFGEDAEPLYERLVTFLFELAKRYLIEFKRTDELD; this is translated from the coding sequence ATGGAAGAGTACATGAACCTCGTGCCAGTGCGCAACGAGAAGATTGAACTGAAGAAGATCGAGGGGAGGTACTACCTCCTGATTCCCATGGACTCAAAGCTTGACTTTCTGGCCAGGAGGCTCCACGGGGACTACAGGAAGATAGAGCTCGACGAGATGGGGGCCTACGCGTGGGAGCTGTGTGACGGCAGGAGAACGGTGAAGGAGATAGGGAAGGCTCTGAAGGCACGCTTTGGAGAGGACGCAGAGCCCCTCTACGAGCGCCTGGTGACGTTTCTTTTCGAGCTGGCGAAGAGGTATTTGATTGAGTTTAAAAGAACGGATGAATTAGACTAA
- a CDS encoding OPT family oligopeptide transporter, with protein MELKPYIPPEKSLPEYTIKAFVLGIVLSIIMGAANAYLGMYAGMTVSASIPAAVISMAILFAFKDRNILENNMVQTAASAGESLAAGVIFTFPALVVLGYYTTFPYYIVTIIAALGGSLGALFTIVLRRAFIAEEKLPYPEGMACAEVLIAGERGGSHAKPILYGGIFGGLFKLFGSSGLWSGTVEAAKMVGSRVYYFGSDLSAALIAVGYIVGLNIAFLVFLGGAIAWFIAIPIYAGQMGHTDLSPIDLAWTIWSTKIRYMGVGAMVVGGLWSLIKLRNPIRRGIKAGLEVAKRKQSGETILRTEEDLPLNYVLMLIAAFVVPLFLLYFHIIGSVGIAAIMAVILLIVGFLGSSIAGYLAGVVGSSNNPVSGITIMSLLFTAFALKALGLSGMEGMAATILVAAVICTAAAIAGDTMQDLATGYMVGATPKRQQVFEMVGTFFAALVMAPVLNLLIQAYGIAGTPTAKENALAAPQAFLMAKVTEGVFTGNLEWNMIYIGAGIAIALIILDEILAMKGSKFRTPVMPVAVGIYLPLSLGVPIFIGGLVKHFVTKSRNEEGENPTDPGVLGAAGLIAGEALMGIFFAALIVAGVAPSSGFSSNILGVILLAGIALWLYMTGRRK; from the coding sequence ATGGAGTTGAAACCGTACATACCACCGGAGAAATCATTGCCCGAATACACAATCAAGGCTTTTGTTTTGGGTATCGTCCTTTCGATCATAATGGGCGCCGCAAACGCCTACCTTGGAATGTACGCAGGTATGACCGTGAGTGCCAGTATCCCTGCGGCGGTCATATCGATGGCAATACTCTTCGCCTTCAAGGACAGAAACATCCTCGAGAACAACATGGTGCAGACCGCTGCATCTGCCGGAGAATCGCTCGCGGCTGGAGTCATATTCACGTTCCCTGCCCTCGTCGTCCTCGGTTACTACACGACCTTCCCGTACTACATAGTCACCATAATCGCCGCCCTCGGTGGTTCCCTCGGTGCCCTCTTCACCATAGTCCTCAGGAGGGCCTTCATAGCGGAGGAGAAGCTGCCGTACCCGGAGGGTATGGCCTGCGCCGAGGTCCTCATAGCCGGCGAGAGGGGAGGAAGCCACGCCAAACCGATACTCTACGGTGGAATCTTCGGAGGTCTCTTCAAGCTCTTCGGAAGCTCGGGCCTCTGGTCGGGAACCGTCGAGGCCGCCAAGATGGTCGGCTCCCGCGTCTACTACTTCGGAAGCGACCTCTCCGCGGCGCTCATAGCCGTCGGCTACATCGTCGGTCTCAACATAGCCTTCCTCGTCTTCCTCGGAGGCGCCATAGCCTGGTTCATAGCCATCCCAATCTACGCCGGCCAGATGGGCCACACCGACCTCAGCCCGATTGACCTCGCGTGGACCATATGGAGCACCAAGATCCGCTACATGGGTGTCGGCGCGATGGTCGTGGGTGGTCTCTGGAGCCTTATCAAGCTCAGGAACCCGATAAGGAGGGGTATCAAGGCCGGCCTTGAAGTCGCCAAGAGGAAGCAGTCCGGTGAGACAATCCTCAGAACCGAGGAGGACCTCCCGCTCAACTATGTCCTCATGCTCATAGCGGCCTTCGTCGTCCCGCTGTTCCTGCTCTACTTCCACATCATCGGCTCGGTGGGAATCGCGGCAATAATGGCGGTGATACTCCTCATCGTCGGCTTCCTCGGAAGCTCGATAGCCGGCTACCTCGCGGGTGTCGTCGGTTCATCCAACAACCCGGTCTCGGGAATCACCATCATGAGCCTGCTCTTCACCGCCTTCGCCCTCAAGGCCCTCGGCCTCAGCGGGATGGAGGGCATGGCGGCAACCATACTCGTCGCGGCCGTTATCTGTACCGCCGCCGCCATAGCCGGTGACACCATGCAGGACCTCGCCACCGGTTACATGGTCGGCGCCACCCCCAAGAGGCAGCAGGTCTTCGAGATGGTCGGAACCTTCTTCGCCGCCCTCGTCATGGCCCCGGTGCTCAACCTGCTCATCCAGGCCTACGGTATAGCGGGAACCCCGACCGCCAAGGAAAACGCTCTCGCCGCCCCGCAGGCATTCCTCATGGCCAAGGTCACGGAGGGTGTCTTCACCGGCAACCTCGAGTGGAACATGATATACATAGGCGCCGGAATAGCCATAGCCCTCATAATCCTCGACGAGATACTCGCCATGAAGGGCTCCAAGTTCAGGACCCCCGTCATGCCGGTCGCGGTCGGTATCTACCTGCCGCTCAGCCTCGGCGTTCCGATATTCATCGGCGGTCTCGTCAAGCACTTCGTCACCAAGTCCAGGAACGAGGAAGGGGAGAACCCGACCGACCCGGGCGTCCTCGGCGCCGCAGGACTCATCGCCGGTGAGGCCCTCATGGGCATATTCTTCGCCGCCCTCATCGTTGCAGGCGTCGCCCCGAGCTCGGGCTTCAGCAGCAACATCCTGGGAGTTATCCTCCTTGCCGGAATAGCGCTCTGGCTCTACATGACGGGCAGGAGGAAGTGA
- a CDS encoding MBL fold metallo-hydrolase produces the protein MIEITFLGSGGGRFITITQFRSTGGFHIRASRNIYVDPGPGALVRSWRYKLDPRKLDVIFVSHRHVDHCNDTEVMIEAMTGGALKKRGVLIASKSVVYGDETHTPAVSKYHLDVLESIHIPEPGSRIAIGDEEMVITPTQHSDPTTIGFRMKSSLGDISYIPDTAYFDGLTDWHDGSRLLIAAVTRPRDMGIPYHLSTDDIVMMLKRMREKPEALVVSHIGMKMHFANPYKEAKYIETVTGVKTYVAKEGFKVMVERDGIAVRTLRPARFV, from the coding sequence TTGATAGAGATAACCTTCCTCGGTAGCGGCGGCGGCAGGTTCATCACCATAACGCAGTTCCGCTCCACCGGCGGCTTCCACATACGCGCCAGCAGGAACATCTACGTTGACCCCGGGCCCGGCGCCCTCGTGCGCTCCTGGCGCTACAAGCTCGACCCTAGAAAGCTCGACGTCATCTTCGTCTCCCACAGGCACGTGGATCACTGCAACGATACCGAGGTCATGATAGAGGCCATGACAGGCGGTGCACTCAAGAAGAGGGGTGTTCTCATAGCATCCAAGAGCGTCGTCTACGGCGACGAGACCCACACGCCGGCCGTCAGCAAGTACCACCTGGACGTGCTCGAGAGCATACACATCCCGGAGCCCGGAAGCAGGATAGCGATAGGCGATGAGGAGATGGTGATAACCCCGACCCAGCACTCGGACCCGACCACCATCGGCTTCCGCATGAAGAGCTCCCTGGGCGACATCTCGTACATCCCCGACACCGCCTACTTCGACGGCCTGACCGACTGGCACGACGGTTCGAGACTGCTCATCGCGGCGGTCACCAGGCCAAGGGACATGGGCATTCCGTACCACCTGAGCACCGACGACATCGTTATGATGCTTAAGAGGATGCGTGAGAAGCCCGAGGCCCTCGTGGTGAGCCACATAGGCATGAAGATGCACTTCGCGAATCCCTACAAGGAGGCCAAGTACATCGAAACCGTCACCGGCGTCAAGACCTACGTGGCCAAGGAGGGCTTCAAGGTCATGGTGGAAAGGGACGGCATAGCTGTGAGAACCCTGAGACCAGCGAGGTTCGTCTGA
- the glmM gene encoding phosphoglucosamine mutase produces the protein MKLFGTAGIRGTLWEKVTPELAMNLGKAVGTYINGKTVAVARDGRTSSVMLQSALISGLLSTGTEVLDFGLIPTPTLAWGTREHGDGGVMITASHNPPTDNGIKVFNGDGTEFYVEQEGELEELVFSGNFRKATWSEIKTVKAIDVIDDYVGAVLEFVNHETELKVLYDGANGAGSVLAPYLLREMGAKVMSVNAHVDGHFPGRKPEPRYGNIAYLGELARELGVDLVIAQDGDADRIAVFDEKGQYVNEDTLIALFAKLYVEEHGGGTVVVSIDTGSRIDHVVENAGGRVVRIPLGQPHDGIKRYGAIFAAEPWKLVHPRFGPWIDSFVTMGLLLKLIDERGKPLSQIIREEIPTYYLTKKNVKCPDEHKREAMERAYNALGEALRSEVKEVLTISGFRFNLRDGSWVLVRPSGTEPKIRVVAEAPSEKRRDELFELAYGTVRRATEEAMRKG, from the coding sequence ATGAAGCTCTTCGGTACCGCTGGAATTAGGGGCACCCTGTGGGAGAAGGTCACCCCCGAACTCGCGATGAACCTCGGAAAGGCAGTTGGGACGTACATCAACGGGAAAACTGTGGCGGTTGCGAGGGACGGAAGGACGTCGAGCGTAATGCTCCAGAGCGCCCTCATCTCGGGACTTCTCTCGACGGGAACCGAGGTTCTTGATTTCGGTTTGATTCCGACGCCGACTCTAGCGTGGGGGACGCGGGAGCACGGCGATGGGGGAGTCATGATAACAGCGAGCCACAACCCACCGACCGACAACGGAATAAAGGTCTTCAACGGCGACGGAACGGAGTTCTACGTCGAGCAGGAGGGGGAGCTTGAGGAACTGGTTTTCTCCGGAAACTTCAGAAAGGCCACCTGGAGTGAGATAAAGACCGTAAAAGCCATCGATGTCATCGACGACTACGTAGGGGCCGTTCTCGAATTCGTGAACCACGAAACCGAGCTCAAAGTTCTCTACGACGGTGCCAACGGCGCGGGAAGCGTTTTGGCCCCCTATCTGCTCCGCGAGATGGGAGCGAAAGTGATGAGCGTGAACGCCCACGTTGACGGCCACTTCCCGGGAAGGAAACCGGAACCGAGGTACGGGAACATAGCCTACCTAGGGGAGCTGGCGAGAGAGCTTGGAGTTGACCTCGTCATCGCCCAGGATGGGGACGCCGACAGGATAGCGGTCTTCGATGAAAAGGGCCAGTACGTGAACGAGGACACCCTAATAGCGCTCTTCGCGAAGCTCTACGTGGAGGAACACGGCGGGGGGACTGTTGTTGTCTCCATCGACACCGGCTCAAGGATAGACCACGTCGTTGAGAACGCAGGCGGAAGGGTCGTAAGAATCCCCCTCGGCCAGCCGCACGATGGGATAAAGCGCTACGGGGCCATATTTGCCGCAGAACCGTGGAAGCTGGTCCACCCGAGGTTCGGGCCGTGGATAGACAGCTTCGTGACCATGGGGCTGCTCCTCAAGCTCATAGACGAGCGCGGAAAGCCGCTCTCCCAGATAATCCGGGAGGAGATACCAACCTATTACCTTACCAAGAAGAACGTTAAATGCCCGGACGAACACAAGAGAGAAGCGATGGAGAGGGCATACAATGCCCTCGGGGAGGCTCTCCGCAGTGAGGTGAAGGAAGTTCTGACGATCTCCGGCTTCAGGTTCAACCTCAGGGACGGCTCGTGGGTTCTAGTCAGACCGAGCGGAACGGAGCCGAAGATTCGCGTCGTCGCCGAGGCACCGAGCGAGAAGAGGCGCGATGAGCTATTCGAGCTGGCCTACGGCACCGTCAGAAGGGCAACAGAGGAAGCCATGAGGAAGGGCTGA
- a CDS encoding UPF0146 family protein, with the protein MSIEDFADFLAREVPKGRIAELGIGFQFKVALRLKELGYDVLAVDWNPASVERAVELGLNAVRDDLFSPNVGLYEGVAALYSVRPTPEIVRPILGLGRKLHVPVYILPLTGDTMPRTMRLTNFRGLAIYSAKGI; encoded by the coding sequence ATGAGTATAGAGGACTTCGCCGATTTTCTGGCCAGGGAGGTGCCGAAGGGCAGGATAGCCGAGCTTGGAATAGGCTTCCAGTTCAAAGTGGCGCTCAGACTCAAGGAACTGGGCTACGACGTTCTGGCCGTTGACTGGAACCCTGCGTCAGTCGAGAGGGCGGTGGAGCTCGGCCTGAACGCCGTCAGGGACGACCTCTTCAGCCCAAACGTGGGACTCTACGAGGGGGTCGCGGCGCTTTACTCCGTGAGGCCGACCCCGGAGATAGTGCGGCCCATCCTGGGGCTCGGGCGGAAACTCCACGTCCCCGTTTACATCCTCCCGCTCACCGGGGACACCATGCCGAGGACTATGAGGCTCACCAACTTCAGGGGACTGGCGATATACTCCGCTAAAGGTATTTAA